One part of the Streptomyces lydicus genome encodes these proteins:
- the sufD gene encoding Fe-S cluster assembly protein SufD — protein MAEAQNIPAGSTTTGSIAVAAESTVATRMSAPPSYDVADFPVPHGREEEWRFTPLARLKGLHDGSAVAGGADLKIDITAPEGVTHELVDRADPRVGKAGKPVDRVAAQAYSSFEKASVVSVPKETVLADPIRITVHGEGGTAFGHQVIELGAFAEAVVVIDHTGDAVLAANVDYLLGDGAKLTVVSVQDWDDTAVHAGQHNALVGRDATFKSVAVTFGGDLVRLHPRVTYAGPGGEAEFYGLYFTEQGQHHEHRLFVDHEAANCRSNVVYKGALQGEDAHAVWIGDVLIRASATGTDTYELNRNLVLTDGARVDSVPNLEIETGEIVGAGHASATGRFDDEQLFYLMARGIPADEARRLVVRGFFAELVQQIGLPDVEERLMSKIEAELEASAV, from the coding sequence ATGGCTGAGGCTCAGAACATCCCGGCAGGTTCCACGACCACCGGCTCCATCGCGGTGGCCGCGGAGTCCACTGTCGCCACCCGGATGAGCGCCCCGCCGTCCTACGACGTGGCGGACTTCCCGGTGCCGCACGGCCGCGAGGAGGAGTGGCGCTTCACCCCGCTCGCGCGGCTGAAGGGCCTGCACGACGGCTCCGCCGTGGCCGGCGGCGCCGACCTGAAGATCGACATCACCGCGCCCGAGGGCGTCACCCACGAGCTGGTCGACCGCGCCGACCCCCGGGTCGGCAAGGCCGGCAAGCCCGTCGACCGGGTCGCCGCCCAGGCGTACAGCTCGTTCGAGAAGGCGTCGGTCGTCTCGGTCCCCAAGGAGACCGTGCTGGCCGACCCGATCCGGATCACCGTGCACGGTGAGGGCGGCACCGCCTTCGGCCACCAGGTCATCGAGCTGGGCGCGTTCGCCGAGGCCGTCGTCGTCATCGACCACACCGGTGACGCGGTGCTCGCCGCCAACGTCGACTACCTCCTCGGCGACGGCGCCAAGCTGACCGTCGTCTCCGTCCAGGACTGGGACGACACCGCCGTCCACGCCGGGCAGCACAACGCCCTGGTCGGCCGGGACGCCACGTTCAAGTCCGTGGCCGTCACCTTCGGCGGTGACCTCGTCCGCCTCCACCCGCGCGTCACCTACGCGGGCCCCGGCGGCGAGGCCGAGTTCTACGGCCTGTACTTCACCGAGCAGGGCCAGCACCACGAGCACCGCCTCTTCGTCGACCACGAGGCGGCCAACTGCCGCTCCAACGTCGTCTACAAGGGCGCGCTGCAGGGCGAGGACGCGCACGCCGTCTGGATCGGCGACGTGCTGATCCGGGCCTCGGCGACCGGCACGGACACCTACGAGCTCAACCGCAACCTCGTCCTCACCGACGGCGCGCGGGTCGACTCGGTGCCCAACCTGGAGATCGAGACCGGCGAGATCGTCGGCGCCGGCCACGCCTCGGCGACCGGCCGCTTCGACGACGAGCAGCTCTTCTACCTGATGGCCCGCGGCATCCCCGCCGACGAGGCCCGCCGCCTGGTGGTGCGCGGCTTCTTCGCCGAGCTCGTCCAGCAGATCGGCCTCCCGGACGTCGAGGAGCGCCTGATGAGCAAGATCGAGGCCGAGCTGGAAGCGTCCGCGGTATGA
- the dapA gene encoding 4-hydroxy-tetrahydrodipicolinate synthase translates to MDSVTAPLTPPPTAAPFGRTAVAMITPFTGDGALDPDGAQRLAAHLVDEGGCDALVLSGTTGESPTTSDAEKETLLRAVVEAVGDRARITAGVGTSDTRHSVELARTAERAGAHGLLVVTPYYSRPTQEAVAHHLSTVADATGLPVLLYDIPGRTGTALTADTLLRLADHPRIAGVKDCGNDVLKTAKVLAATGLAYYAGSDEQILSLRALGAAGCVSTAGNIAPRAVCAVRDAHDAGDTAEAARRQLALIPLIEAVTGSLTPGTVAAKALLRHLGLPAGPVRGPLLDADDRLTSRLVDALRTTLDRTARAGRGVPAMAAAAVPG, encoded by the coding sequence ATGGACTCCGTGACCGCACCCCTCACCCCGCCGCCCACCGCAGCGCCGTTCGGCCGCACCGCCGTCGCGATGATCACCCCGTTCACCGGCGACGGCGCGCTCGACCCGGACGGCGCGCAGCGGCTCGCCGCGCACCTCGTCGACGAGGGCGGCTGTGACGCCCTGGTGCTGAGCGGCACCACCGGCGAGTCCCCGACCACCTCGGACGCCGAGAAGGAGACCCTGCTGCGGGCCGTCGTCGAGGCGGTCGGCGACCGGGCCCGGATCACCGCCGGGGTCGGCACCAGCGACACCCGGCACTCGGTCGAACTGGCCCGCACCGCCGAACGGGCGGGCGCGCACGGCCTGTTGGTGGTCACGCCGTACTACTCCCGGCCGACCCAGGAGGCCGTCGCCCACCACCTGAGCACCGTCGCGGACGCCACCGGCCTGCCCGTGCTGCTCTACGACATCCCCGGCCGCACCGGCACCGCGCTGACCGCCGACACCCTGCTGCGGCTGGCCGACCACCCGCGGATCGCGGGCGTCAAGGACTGCGGCAACGACGTGCTGAAGACGGCGAAGGTACTGGCCGCGACGGGCCTGGCCTACTACGCGGGCAGCGACGAGCAGATCCTGTCGCTGCGGGCGCTCGGCGCCGCGGGCTGCGTCAGCACCGCCGGCAACATCGCGCCGCGGGCCGTGTGCGCCGTCCGGGACGCCCACGACGCCGGCGACACCGCCGAGGCCGCCCGCCGCCAGCTCGCCCTGATCCCGCTGATCGAGGCGGTGACCGGCTCCCTGACCCCCGGGACGGTCGCCGCGAAGGCACTGCTGCGCCACCTCGGGCTGCCCGCGGGACCGGTCCGCGGCCCCCTGCTGGACGCCGACGACCGGCTCACCAGCCGGCTGGTGGACGCGCTGCGGACGACCCTGGACCGGACGGCCCGGGCGGGACGGGGGGTGCCTGCGATGGCTGCTGCGGCTGTCCCTGGCTAG
- a CDS encoding helix-turn-helix transcriptional regulator encodes MKYTSEDKREPEVEQTAGPAASAPGRAERPQQAAPVPHDEQQGTRNRVARSILDHGPSTAAELALRLELTQAAVRRHLDALVAEGVVEPREKRVYGTRGRGRPARAFALTDCGRDAFDQAYDQLASDALRWIAQSAGGGEKGEAAVAAFARARLAAQAEGYRDAVENAEPEARTEALAKALTADGYAATARSAPNPQLGEQLCQHHCPVAHVAEQYPQLCEAETEVFSRLLGTHVQRLATIAHGDGVCTTFVPKAGAGKAAHRTGEHHPKTTTASASTAGRNPA; translated from the coding sequence ACACGAGCGAGGACAAGCGAGAGCCCGAGGTCGAGCAGACCGCCGGGCCGGCCGCCTCCGCGCCCGGGCGTGCCGAGCGGCCCCAGCAGGCCGCACCGGTACCGCACGACGAGCAGCAGGGCACCCGCAACCGCGTGGCCCGCTCCATCCTCGACCACGGTCCGTCCACTGCGGCCGAGCTCGCCCTGCGCCTGGAGCTCACCCAGGCCGCCGTCCGCCGCCACCTGGACGCGCTGGTCGCCGAGGGCGTCGTCGAGCCCCGCGAGAAGCGGGTCTACGGCACCCGGGGCCGCGGCCGTCCGGCCAGGGCCTTCGCCCTGACCGACTGCGGGCGGGACGCCTTCGACCAGGCGTACGACCAGCTCGCCTCCGATGCCCTGCGCTGGATCGCGCAGAGCGCCGGCGGCGGCGAGAAGGGCGAGGCCGCCGTCGCCGCGTTCGCGCGGGCGCGGCTCGCCGCCCAGGCCGAGGGCTACCGCGACGCGGTCGAGAACGCCGAGCCGGAGGCCAGGACCGAGGCCCTGGCGAAGGCGTTGACCGCGGACGGGTACGCTGCTACGGCGCGCAGCGCGCCCAACCCCCAGCTCGGTGAACAGCTCTGCCAGCACCACTGCCCGGTCGCCCACGTCGCCGAGCAGTACCCGCAGCTGTGCGAGGCGGAGACCGAGGTCTTCTCCCGCCTGCTCGGGACCCACGTACAGCGCCTCGCCACCATCGCCCACGGCGACGGGGTGTGCACGACCTTCGTTCCGAAGGCCGGTGCCGGCAAGGCAGCTCACCGCACCGGTGAGCACCACCCCAAGACCACCACAGCATCTGCAAGCACGGCCGGGAGGAACCCCGCATGA
- the sufU gene encoding Fe-S cluster assembly sulfur transfer protein SufU yields the protein MKLDSMYQDVILDHYKHPHGRGLRDGDAEVHHVNPTCGDEITLRVRLDGATIEDVSYEGQGCSISQASASVLNDLLVGKELGEAQKIQETFLELMQSKGQVEPDDAMEEVLEDAVAFAGVSKYPARVKCALLSWMAWKDATAKALSEEAKTA from the coding sequence GTGAAGCTGGATTCCATGTACCAGGACGTCATCCTGGACCACTACAAGCACCCCCACGGGCGCGGTCTTCGGGACGGCGACGCCGAGGTGCACCACGTCAACCCGACGTGCGGCGACGAGATCACGCTGCGCGTCCGGCTCGATGGCGCGACGATCGAGGATGTGTCCTACGAGGGCCAGGGCTGCTCCATCAGCCAGGCCAGCGCGTCGGTGCTCAACGACCTCCTGGTCGGCAAGGAGCTCGGTGAGGCGCAGAAGATCCAGGAGACCTTCCTGGAGCTGATGCAGTCCAAGGGCCAGGTAGAGCCGGACGACGCGATGGAGGAGGTGCTGGAGGACGCGGTGGCGTTCGCCGGCGTCTCCAAGTACCCGGCGCGCGTGAAGTGCGCACTGCTGAGCTGGATGGCCTGGAAGGACGCCACGGCCAAGGCGCTCTCCGAGGAGGCGAAGACCGCATGA
- the sufB gene encoding Fe-S cluster assembly protein SufB: MTLPTETAHPELEGLGKYEYGWADSDVAGASAKRGLSEAVVRDISAKKNEPEWMLKLRLKGLRLFDKKPMPNWGSDLSGIDFDNIKYFVRSTEQQAASWEDLPEDIKNTYDKLGIPEAEKQRLVAGVAAQYESEVVYHQIREDLEAQGVIFLDTDTALKEHPELFQEYFGTVIPVGDNKFASLNTAVWSGGSFIYVPKGVHVDIPLQAYFRINTENMGQFERTLIIVDEDAYVHYVEGCTAPIYKSDSLHSAVVEIIVKKGGRCRYTTIQNWSNNVYNLVTKRAVAYEGATMEWVDGNLGSKVTMKYPAVYLMGEHAKGETLSIAFAGEGQHQDAGSKMVHMAPNTSSNIVSKSVARGGGRTSYRGLVEIGEGAAGSKSNVLCDALLVDTISRSDTYPYVDVREDDVSMGHEATVSKVSEDQLFYLMARGLSEDEAMAMIVRGFVEPIARELPMEYALELNRLIELQMEGAVG; the protein is encoded by the coding sequence ATGACGCTCCCCACGGAGACTGCTCACCCTGAGCTCGAGGGCCTGGGCAAGTACGAATACGGCTGGGCCGACTCCGACGTGGCCGGCGCCTCGGCCAAGCGCGGTCTTTCCGAGGCCGTCGTCCGCGACATCTCGGCGAAGAAGAACGAGCCGGAGTGGATGCTCAAGCTCCGCCTCAAGGGCCTGCGGCTGTTCGACAAGAAGCCCATGCCGAACTGGGGCTCGGACCTGTCGGGCATCGACTTCGACAACATCAAGTACTTCGTCCGCTCCACCGAGCAGCAGGCCGCCTCCTGGGAGGACCTGCCCGAGGACATCAAGAACACCTACGACAAGCTCGGCATCCCCGAGGCGGAGAAGCAGCGCCTGGTCGCCGGTGTCGCCGCGCAGTACGAGTCCGAGGTCGTCTACCACCAGATCCGCGAGGACCTGGAGGCGCAGGGCGTCATCTTCCTGGACACCGACACCGCGCTGAAGGAGCACCCGGAGCTCTTCCAGGAGTACTTCGGCACGGTCATCCCGGTCGGCGACAACAAGTTCGCGTCGCTGAACACCGCGGTGTGGTCCGGCGGCTCGTTCATCTACGTCCCCAAGGGTGTCCACGTCGACATCCCGCTCCAGGCGTACTTCCGGATCAACACCGAGAACATGGGCCAGTTCGAGCGGACGCTGATCATCGTCGACGAGGACGCCTACGTCCACTACGTCGAGGGCTGCACCGCCCCGATCTACAAGTCGGACTCGCTGCACTCCGCGGTCGTCGAGATCATCGTCAAGAAGGGCGGCCGCTGCCGCTACACGACCATCCAGAACTGGTCGAACAACGTCTACAACCTGGTCACCAAGCGCGCCGTCGCCTACGAGGGCGCGACCATGGAGTGGGTCGACGGCAACCTCGGCTCCAAGGTGACGATGAAGTACCCGGCGGTCTACCTGATGGGTGAGCACGCCAAGGGCGAGACCCTGTCCATCGCCTTCGCGGGCGAGGGCCAGCACCAGGACGCCGGCTCCAAGATGGTCCACATGGCGCCGAACACCTCCTCCAACATCGTCTCCAAGTCGGTGGCGCGCGGCGGTGGCCGTACGTCCTACCGCGGCCTGGTGGAGATCGGCGAGGGCGCCGCGGGCTCCAAGTCCAACGTGCTGTGCGACGCCCTGCTGGTGGACACCATCTCCCGGTCGGACACCTACCCCTACGTCGACGTCCGCGAGGACGACGTCTCCATGGGCCACGAGGCGACCGTCTCCAAGGTCAGCGAGGACCAGCTCTTCTACCTGATGGCCCGCGGCCTGTCGGAGGACGAGGCCATGGCGATGATCGTGCGCGGCTTCGTCGAGCCGATCGCCCGTGAGCTGCCGATGGAGTACGCGCTGGAGCTGAACCGGCTGATCGAGCTGCAGATGGAGGGCGCGGTCGGCTGA
- a CDS encoding non-heme iron oxygenase ferredoxin subunit yields MSYVRAAALSELEEDTPRRVEIDGTPVSLVRTEGEVFAINDICSHANVSLSEGEVEDCSIECWLHGSSFDLRTGKPNGLPATRPVPVYPVKIEGDDVLVSVTQES; encoded by the coding sequence ATGAGCTACGTACGCGCAGCGGCGCTCAGCGAGCTGGAGGAGGACACCCCCCGGCGGGTGGAGATCGACGGCACACCTGTCTCGCTCGTCCGCACCGAGGGCGAGGTGTTCGCGATCAACGACATCTGCTCGCACGCGAACGTGTCCCTCTCGGAGGGCGAGGTCGAGGACTGCTCCATCGAGTGCTGGCTGCACGGTTCGAGCTTCGACCTGCGCACCGGCAAGCCCAACGGCCTACCCGCGACGCGCCCCGTCCCCGTATATCCCGTAAAGATCGAAGGGGACGACGTGCTCGTCTCCGTCACCCAGGAGTCCTGA
- a CDS encoding DMT family transporter — protein MVYLTLAGAILSEVLATTAMKYSDGFSKLWPSLATAVGYLLAFALLARTLKSMSVGTAYAIWAGAGTAVIAAIGMVFLGESASALKIVGVLLVIAGVAVLNLGGAAH, from the coding sequence ATGGTGTATCTGACCCTCGCCGGCGCGATCCTCTCCGAGGTCCTCGCGACCACCGCGATGAAGTACAGCGACGGCTTCAGCAAGCTGTGGCCGTCGCTGGCCACGGCAGTGGGCTACCTGCTGGCGTTCGCGCTGCTGGCCCGGACGCTGAAGTCGATGAGCGTGGGCACCGCGTACGCCATCTGGGCCGGCGCCGGCACGGCGGTGATCGCGGCGATCGGCATGGTGTTCCTGGGGGAGAGCGCGAGCGCGCTGAAGATCGTCGGGGTGCTGCTGGTGATAGCCGGGGTCGCGGTGCTGAACCTGGGCGGTGCGGCGCACTGA
- a CDS encoding EI24 domain-containing protein, whose translation MRDLVAGMRYLGAGQRWVARHGRWWGFGLIPALIALVLYVGVLTVLALWAGDLAAWATPFADGWGSPWQGLLRGLFVALLFAGGLTLSVLTFTAVTLLIGDPFYESLSQKVEESEGHCPPGPDLPLWRELWTGLRDSVHVLLRAAGFGLLLFVLGFLPFVGQTVIPAIGFCVSGFFLAVELTSVAMQRRAVPVRERLRMLRGRKALAVGFGTPLVLLFLVPFVAVVLMPGAVAGATLLVRDLAPDEQPASGPDGDEVAGAGRAAGSGAAPAPYPASQGQPQQPSQAPPVPPGPSGPGSSAARPPAGW comes from the coding sequence ATGCGTGATCTTGTAGCGGGGATGCGGTATCTGGGGGCGGGCCAGCGCTGGGTGGCCCGGCACGGCCGGTGGTGGGGGTTCGGACTGATTCCGGCGCTGATCGCGCTGGTGCTGTACGTCGGGGTGCTCACCGTGCTCGCGCTGTGGGCCGGCGACCTCGCGGCCTGGGCGACACCGTTTGCCGACGGCTGGGGCTCGCCCTGGCAGGGGCTGCTGCGCGGGCTGTTCGTGGCGCTGCTGTTCGCCGGCGGGCTGACGCTGTCGGTGCTGACCTTCACCGCGGTCACCCTGCTGATCGGCGACCCCTTCTACGAGTCGCTGTCGCAGAAGGTCGAGGAGAGCGAGGGGCACTGCCCGCCCGGGCCGGACCTGCCGCTGTGGCGCGAGCTCTGGACCGGGCTGCGGGACAGCGTCCATGTGCTGCTGCGCGCCGCGGGCTTCGGGCTCCTGCTGTTCGTCCTGGGCTTCCTGCCCTTCGTCGGGCAGACGGTGATCCCCGCGATCGGCTTCTGCGTCTCCGGCTTCTTCCTCGCCGTCGAGCTGACCTCGGTGGCCATGCAGCGCCGTGCCGTCCCGGTCCGCGAGCGGCTGCGGATGCTGCGCGGCCGGAAGGCCCTCGCGGTCGGTTTCGGCACCCCGCTGGTCCTGCTGTTCCTGGTGCCGTTCGTCGCGGTGGTGCTGATGCCGGGCGCGGTGGCCGGCGCGACGCTGCTGGTCCGGGACCTGGCGCCGGACGAGCAGCCGGCTTCCGGGCCGGACGGGGACGAGGTCGCGGGCGCCGGCCGGGCGGCCGGTTCCGGCGCGGCGCCCGCGCCGTACCCTGCTAGCCAGGGACAGCCGCAGCAGCCATCGCAGGCACCCCCCGTCCCGCCCGGGCCGTCCGGTCCAGGGTCGTCCGCAGCGCGTCCACCAGCCGGCTGGTGA
- a CDS encoding metal-sulfur cluster assembly factor, which translates to MTDTPTTTKPASEEEVREALYDVVDPELGIDVVNLGLIYGIHIDDANIATIDMTLTSAACPLTDVIEDQAKSATDGIVNELKINWVWMPPWGPDKITDDGREQLRALGFNV; encoded by the coding sequence ATGACCGACACCCCGACCACCACCAAGCCGGCCTCGGAGGAAGAGGTCCGCGAGGCGCTGTACGACGTCGTGGACCCCGAGCTGGGCATCGACGTCGTCAACCTGGGCCTGATCTACGGCATCCACATCGACGACGCCAACATCGCCACCATCGACATGACGCTGACGTCCGCGGCCTGTCCGCTGACCGACGTCATCGAGGACCAGGCCAAGTCCGCCACGGACGGCATCGTCAACGAGCTCAAGATCAACTGGGTCTGGATGCCCCCGTGGGGCCCGGACAAGATCACCGACGACGGCCGCGAGCAGCTCCGCGCGCTGGGCTTCAACGTCTGA
- the sufC gene encoding Fe-S cluster assembly ATPase SufC: MATLEIHDLHVSVEAENGPREILKGVDLTVKQGETHAIMGPNGSGKSTLAYSLAGHPKYTITGGTVTLDGEDVLEMSVDERARAGVFLAMQYPVEVPGVSVSNFLRTSATAIRGEAPKLRLWVKEVKEAMERLNMDPAFAERNVNEGFSGGEKKRHEILQLELLKPAIAILDETDSGLDVDALRIVSEGVNRVRETGQVGTLLITHYTRILRYIKPDHVHVFANGRIAESGGPELADKLEAEGYEAYVKGGATA, translated from the coding sequence ATGGCAACGCTTGAGATCCACGACCTGCACGTCTCCGTCGAGGCCGAGAACGGCCCGCGCGAGATCCTGAAGGGCGTCGACCTGACCGTGAAGCAGGGCGAGACGCACGCCATCATGGGCCCCAACGGCTCCGGCAAGTCGACCCTCGCCTACTCGCTCGCGGGTCACCCCAAGTACACGATCACCGGCGGCACCGTCACCCTCGACGGCGAGGACGTCCTGGAGATGTCCGTCGACGAGCGCGCCCGGGCCGGCGTCTTCCTCGCCATGCAGTACCCGGTCGAGGTGCCCGGCGTCTCGGTCTCCAACTTCCTGCGCACCTCCGCGACCGCGATCCGCGGCGAGGCCCCCAAGCTGCGGCTGTGGGTCAAGGAGGTCAAGGAGGCCATGGAGCGGCTGAACATGGACCCCGCCTTCGCCGAGCGCAACGTCAACGAGGGCTTCTCCGGCGGTGAGAAGAAGCGCCACGAGATCCTCCAGCTGGAGCTGCTGAAGCCGGCCATCGCGATCCTCGACGAGACCGACTCCGGTCTGGACGTCGACGCGCTGCGGATCGTCTCCGAGGGCGTCAACCGCGTCCGCGAGACGGGCCAGGTGGGCACCCTGCTCATCACCCACTACACGCGGATTCTCCGCTACATCAAGCCCGACCACGTCCACGTCTTCGCCAACGGCCGGATCGCCGAGTCCGGCGGCCCGGAGCTGGCGGACAAGCTGGAGGCCGAGGGCTACGAGGCGTACGTGAAGGGTGGCGCAACCGCGTGA
- the dapD gene encoding 2,3,4,5-tetrahydropyridine-2,6-dicarboxylate N-succinyltransferase: MTDAAASASSRTTGAVAAGLATVTPDGTVLDTWFPAPELVTVTAEGPGPAGTERLEDARAAELLGAAALKAIGPDPVRDVEVVAVRTVISSLDDKPLDAHDVYLRLHLLSHRLVKPHGQNLEGMFGLLSNVAWTSLGPVAVDTLETVRLNARAEGLHLQVTSVDKFPRMTDYVAPAGVRIADADRVRLGAHLAAGTTVMHEGFVNFNAGTLGTSMIEGRISAGVVVGDGSDIGGGASTMGTLSGGGKQIISIGERCLLGAESGIGIALGDECVVEAGLYLTAGTRVTLPDGQIVKALELSGADNILFRRNSTTGTVEARPNKAVWGGLNEILHSHN; this comes from the coding sequence ATGACCGATGCTGCTGCTTCCGCTTCTTCCCGTACCACCGGCGCCGTCGCCGCCGGGCTCGCCACCGTCACCCCCGACGGCACCGTCCTCGACACCTGGTTCCCGGCGCCGGAGCTGGTCACCGTGACCGCCGAGGGCCCCGGCCCGGCCGGCACCGAGCGCCTGGAGGACGCGCGCGCCGCCGAACTGCTGGGCGCCGCCGCGCTCAAGGCGATCGGTCCCGACCCGGTCCGCGACGTCGAGGTGGTCGCCGTCCGTACGGTCATCTCCTCCCTCGACGACAAGCCGCTGGACGCGCACGACGTCTACCTGCGTCTGCACCTGCTCAGCCACCGTCTGGTCAAGCCGCACGGGCAGAACCTGGAGGGCATGTTCGGCCTGCTGTCCAACGTCGCCTGGACCTCGCTGGGCCCGGTGGCCGTCGACACGCTGGAGACGGTGCGGCTCAACGCCCGCGCCGAGGGGCTGCACCTCCAGGTCACCAGCGTCGACAAGTTCCCGCGGATGACGGACTACGTCGCGCCCGCCGGCGTGCGGATCGCGGACGCCGACCGGGTCCGCCTGGGCGCCCACCTCGCGGCCGGCACCACCGTCATGCACGAGGGCTTCGTCAACTTCAACGCCGGCACGCTGGGCACCTCCATGATCGAGGGCCGGATCAGCGCGGGCGTGGTCGTCGGCGACGGCTCCGACATCGGCGGCGGCGCCTCCACCATGGGCACCCTGTCGGGCGGCGGCAAGCAGATCATCTCGATCGGTGAGCGCTGCCTGCTCGGCGCCGAGTCCGGCATCGGGATCGCGCTGGGCGACGAGTGCGTGGTCGAGGCCGGCCTGTACCTCACCGCGGGCACCCGGGTCACGCTGCCCGACGGGCAGATCGTCAAGGCCCTGGAGCTGTCCGGCGCCGACAACATCCTCTTCCGCCGCAACTCCACCACCGGCACGGTCGAGGCCCGCCCGAACAAGGCGGTCTGGGGCGGCCTGAACGAGATCCTGCACAGCCACAACTGA
- a CDS encoding cysteine desulfurase, with amino-acid sequence MTQLPGLLDTEAIRKDFPLLDRQVHDGRKIVYLDNAATSQKPRQVLDALNAYYERHNANVHRGVHVLAEEATALYEGARDKVAAFINAPSRDEVIFTKNASESLNLVANMLGWADEPYRVDRETEIVITEMEHHSNIVPWQLLAQRTGAKLKWFGITDDGRLDLSNIDEIITEQTKIVSFTLVSNIMGTVNPVETIIRRAQEVGALVCIDASQAAPHMVLDVQALQADFVAFTGHKMCGPTGIGVLWGRQELLEDLPPFLGGGEMIETVSMHSSTYAPAPHKFEAGTPPIAQAVGLGAAVDYLTSIGMDKIAEHEHAITEYAVKRLLEVPDLRIVGPSTAEDRGATISFTLGDIHPHDVGQVLDEQGIAVRVGHHCARPVCLRFGIPATTRASFYLYSTPAEVDTLVEGLEHVRNFFG; translated from the coding sequence GTGACACAGCTGCCGGGCCTCCTCGACACAGAGGCGATCCGTAAGGACTTCCCCCTCCTGGACCGCCAGGTCCACGACGGCCGGAAGATCGTGTACCTGGACAACGCGGCGACCTCGCAGAAGCCGCGTCAGGTCCTCGACGCCCTGAACGCCTACTACGAACGTCACAACGCCAACGTCCACCGCGGCGTGCACGTGCTCGCCGAGGAGGCCACGGCGCTGTACGAAGGCGCCCGTGACAAGGTCGCCGCCTTCATCAACGCGCCGAGCCGCGACGAGGTGATCTTCACCAAGAACGCCTCGGAGTCGCTCAACCTCGTCGCGAACATGCTGGGCTGGGCCGACGAGCCCTACCGCGTGGACCGCGAGACCGAGATCGTCATCACGGAGATGGAGCACCACTCCAACATCGTCCCGTGGCAGCTGCTCGCGCAGCGCACCGGCGCGAAGCTGAAGTGGTTCGGCATCACCGACGACGGCCGTCTCGACCTGTCCAACATCGACGAGATCATCACCGAGCAGACGAAGATCGTCTCGTTCACGCTGGTCTCGAACATCATGGGCACCGTCAACCCGGTCGAGACGATCATCCGCCGGGCCCAGGAGGTCGGCGCGCTGGTCTGCATCGACGCCTCGCAGGCGGCCCCGCACATGGTGCTGGACGTGCAGGCGCTGCAGGCCGACTTCGTGGCCTTCACCGGCCACAAGATGTGCGGCCCGACCGGCATCGGCGTCCTGTGGGGCCGCCAGGAACTGCTGGAGGACCTCCCGCCGTTCCTCGGCGGCGGCGAGATGATCGAGACCGTCTCGATGCACTCCTCGACGTACGCCCCGGCGCCGCACAAGTTCGAGGCCGGTACGCCCCCGATCGCCCAGGCCGTCGGCCTCGGCGCGGCCGTGGACTACCTCACCTCGATCGGCATGGACAAGATCGCCGAGCATGAGCACGCGATCACCGAGTACGCCGTCAAGCGGCTGCTGGAGGTCCCCGACCTGCGCATCGTCGGCCCGAGCACGGCCGAGGACCGCGGGGCGACGATCTCCTTCACGCTCGGCGACATCCACCCGCACGACGTCGGCCAGGTGCTGGACGAGCAGGGCATCGCCGTCCGGGTGGGGCACCACTGCGCGCGTCCGGTCTGCCTGCGCTTCGGAATTCCCGCGACCACGCGAGCGTCGTTCTATCTGTACTCCACTCCGGCCGAGGTCGACACCCTGGTCGAGGGCCTGGAGCACGTCCGCAACTTCTTCGGTTAG